One stretch of Halalkalicoccus sp. NIPERK01 DNA includes these proteins:
- a CDS encoding aminopeptidase translates to MDPRIREHAEIIVEHSTDIEEGDNVIVSAPAVASDLVVALFEVLGDRGANPISLSADERVQRAFLRSSAEFETPSHERALMEETDAFIHLRANENATETSDVDPETTAAYSVAQQPIRQERLSKRWCLTQFPAPANAQLAGMSTEAYENFVWDAINKDWDEQREFQARMVEILDPAEEVRIVSGEGTDVTMSIAGNTTLNDYGEKNLPGGEVFTAPVPDSVEGSVLFDKPLYHQGREITDVSLEFEGGEVIEHSAGQNEDLLTEVLNTDEGARRLGELGIGMNRDIDRFTYNMLFDEKMGDTVHMAVGMAYDECVGEDNEANESAVHVDMIIDMGEDSRIEVDGEVVQRNGTFRFEDGFEG, encoded by the coding sequence ATGGACCCGCGCATCCGCGAACACGCAGAGATCATCGTCGAGCACTCCACCGACATCGAGGAGGGCGACAACGTCATCGTCAGCGCGCCCGCCGTCGCGAGCGACCTGGTGGTCGCGCTCTTCGAGGTGCTGGGCGATCGCGGCGCGAACCCGATCTCGCTCTCCGCCGACGAGCGCGTCCAGCGGGCCTTCCTGCGTTCCTCGGCGGAGTTCGAGACGCCGAGCCACGAGCGGGCGCTGATGGAGGAGACGGACGCGTTCATCCACCTGCGGGCCAACGAGAACGCCACCGAGACGAGCGACGTCGACCCCGAGACCACCGCCGCCTACTCGGTGGCCCAACAGCCCATCAGACAGGAGCGCCTCTCGAAGCGGTGGTGTCTCACGCAGTTCCCCGCGCCCGCGAACGCCCAACTGGCGGGGATGAGCACCGAGGCCTACGAGAACTTCGTCTGGGACGCGATCAACAAGGACTGGGACGAACAGCGCGAGTTCCAGGCTCGGATGGTCGAGATCCTCGACCCCGCCGAGGAGGTCAGGATCGTCTCGGGCGAGGGAACGGATGTAACGATGAGTATCGCGGGCAACACCACGCTCAACGACTACGGCGAGAAGAACCTACCGGGGGGAGAGGTCTTCACCGCACCCGTTCCCGACAGCGTCGAGGGCTCGGTCCTCTTCGACAAACCGCTGTACCACCAGGGTCGCGAGATCACCGACGTCTCCCTCGAGTTCGAGGGTGGCGAGGTGATCGAGCACTCGGCGGGCCAGAACGAGGACCTCCTCACCGAGGTGCTGAACACCGACGAAGGCGCGCGCCGACTCGGGGAGTTGGGAATCGGGATGAACCGCGACATCGACCGCTTCACCTACAACATGCTGTTCGACGAGAAGATGGGCGACACGGTCCACATGGCGGTCGGGATGGCCTACGACGAGTGTGTGGGCGAGGACAACGAGGCCAACGAGAGCGCGGTCCACGTCGACATGATCATCGACATGGGCGAGGACTCCAGAATCGAGGTCGACGGCGAGGTCGTCCAGCGAAACGGGACGTTCCGGTTCGAGGACGGATTCGAGGGCTGA
- a CDS encoding low specificity L-threonine aldolase: MIDLRSDTVTRPDDRMREAAREAEVGDDVYREDPTVNELERRAADVVGKEAALYVPTGTMGNQVAVRTHTERGQEVLAERESHVVKWELGGMAQLSGLQVRTIDGDDRGVVAPEQVREGYVAEDLHRPGTGLLALENTHNSKGGAAIEAEVIAAAAEAAHGLGVPVHLDGARVFNAAAALGTDVKELVDPVDSVMFCLSKGLGAPVGSMLAGSEGFVERARRNRKLFGGGMRQAGIIAAPGLLALENRHRLDEDHENARRLAAGLDGIAGLSVPEPETNIVLVDCEGTDHTAEEFLAACEAEGVLGVAFGEYRVRFCTHRDVANGDVEKAIAAVERAL, translated from the coding sequence ATGATCGACCTGCGAAGCGACACGGTGACGCGACCCGACGACCGGATGCGCGAGGCCGCCCGGGAGGCCGAGGTGGGCGACGACGTCTACCGCGAGGACCCCACGGTGAACGAACTCGAACGACGGGCGGCCGACGTAGTGGGAAAGGAGGCGGCGCTGTACGTCCCGACGGGGACGATGGGCAACCAGGTCGCGGTGCGCACGCACACCGAACGCGGCCAGGAGGTGCTCGCGGAACGCGAGAGCCACGTCGTGAAGTGGGAACTCGGCGGGATGGCCCAGCTCTCGGGCCTGCAGGTGCGCACGATCGACGGCGACGACCGCGGCGTCGTCGCGCCCGAACAGGTGCGGGAGGGCTACGTCGCGGAGGACCTCCACCGGCCGGGGACCGGCCTGCTCGCGCTCGAGAACACCCACAACAGCAAGGGCGGGGCGGCGATCGAGGCAGAGGTGATCGCGGCCGCGGCCGAGGCGGCCCACGGCCTCGGTGTGCCGGTCCACCTCGACGGCGCGCGGGTGTTCAACGCCGCGGCGGCGCTCGGAACGGACGTGAAGGAGCTCGTCGACCCGGTCGACTCGGTGATGTTCTGTCTCTCGAAGGGGCTGGGCGCGCCCGTCGGCTCGATGCTCGCCGGGAGCGAGGGGTTCGTCGAGCGGGCGCGACGCAACAGGAAACTGTTCGGCGGCGGGATGCGCCAGGCGGGGATCATCGCCGCGCCCGGCCTGCTGGCGCTCGAGAACCGCCACCGGCTGGACGAGGACCACGAGAACGCCCGCCGGCTCGCGGCCGGGCTCGACGGGATCGCGGGACTCTCGGTCCCCGAACCGGAGACGAACATCGTGCTGGTCGACTGCGAGGGGACCGACCACACCGCCGAGGAGTTCCTCGCGGCCTGCGAAGCGGAGGGCGTCCTCGGGGTCGCGTTCGGCGAGTACCGGGTCAGGTTCTGCACGCACCGGGACGTCGCGAACGGAGACGTCGAGAAGGCGATCGCGGCGGTCGAGCGGGCGCTCTAG
- a CDS encoding DUF2267 domain-containing protein, with product MDHDTFIGEVQNRAELASRGEALSATRATFQTLAERIDEGQATNIAAQLPDELARIIEEEADTTESFGFQEFVGRVAERDENLGSEDDDRSAAALHARAVIDVLDEAVTEGQIEDLRDQLPGEYDDLFELAEADGAPGQP from the coding sequence ATGGACCACGACACCTTCATCGGCGAGGTACAGAACCGTGCCGAACTGGCGTCCCGAGGCGAGGCGCTCAGCGCGACGCGGGCGACGTTCCAGACGCTCGCCGAGCGGATCGATGAGGGGCAGGCGACGAACATCGCCGCCCAGCTCCCCGACGAACTCGCCCGAATCATCGAGGAGGAGGCCGATACCACCGAGTCGTTCGGCTTCCAGGAGTTCGTCGGCCGTGTCGCCGAGCGCGACGAGAACCTCGGCAGCGAGGACGACGACCGCTCGGCGGCAGCGCTCCACGCCCGCGCCGTGATCGACGTACTCGACGAGGCCGTCACCGAAGGACAGATAGAGGACCTCCGCGATCAGCTCCCCGGGGAGTACGACGACCTCTTCGAACTCGCCGAGGCCGACGGGGCCCCCGGCCAGCCCTAG
- a CDS encoding metallophosphoesterase, producing the protein MLTVVSDTHSTEGHALAGRTLDAVREAERVVHAGDFTTVSALDAFHEEAARLDAVHGNADAAAVRERLPAARTLEWEGLRIALTHRRDGGPTGLAMFGRERGADLVISGHSHRPGVTRTDDLLLLNPGSHAQPRGNRPGHAELEATRDGVRGRLRRPDGTVVEEFSL; encoded by the coding sequence ATGCTCACCGTCGTCTCCGACACCCACAGCACCGAGGGTCACGCCCTCGCCGGTCGAACGCTCGACGCGGTGCGGGAGGCGGAGCGCGTCGTCCACGCCGGCGACTTCACGACCGTCTCCGCGCTGGATGCGTTCCACGAGGAGGCGGCCCGTCTCGACGCCGTCCACGGCAACGCCGACGCCGCGGCGGTCCGCGAGCGCCTCCCCGCGGCCCGAACGCTGGAGTGGGAGGGCCTGCGGATCGCCCTCACCCACCGTCGGGACGGCGGCCCCACGGGACTCGCGATGTTCGGGCGCGAACGCGGCGCGGACCTCGTGATCTCGGGCCACAGCCACCGCCCGGGCGTCACGCGGACCGACGACCTCCTGTTGCTGAACCCCGGGAGCCACGCACAACCGCGGGGCAACCGCCCCGGGCACGCGGAACTCGAAGCCACTCGAGACGGGGTCCGCGGACGGCTCCGTCGGCCCGACGGAACCGTCGTAGAGGAGTTCTCCCTCTAG
- a CDS encoding cation diffusion facilitator family transporter: MAGESVGVVLAALVANGAIAGLKFGGFLLTGSPAMLAETYHSVSDTGNQVFLLVGIYYGRQDRNRSHPFGYGKAEFFYSFLVSVLLFGIAGWESAKGGYEALVHGEAHLTEGSITLLGTTVPGVYVNYAVLLGAIAFETYAFLKARAAMRAEIDQRGWSGYREAFKKTSRTTVLTALTEDTVALAGLGIALAGIYLTRVTGNPVYDGAAALLIGLLLMGFALALAWENKRLLIGESLPKADEQRLREVIAGWDGVREVAGFRSVHFGPEYVLVAADVGFDSDLNGDEIDERVGGMERALQGVNDSVKSVYIEPQTA; encoded by the coding sequence ATGGCAGGAGAGAGCGTCGGCGTGGTGCTGGCCGCGTTGGTGGCGAACGGGGCGATCGCGGGGCTGAAGTTCGGCGGCTTCCTGCTGACCGGGAGCCCCGCGATGCTCGCGGAGACGTACCACTCGGTCTCCGATACGGGCAACCAGGTGTTCCTCCTGGTCGGGATCTACTACGGCCGGCAGGACCGGAACCGGTCGCACCCGTTCGGCTACGGCAAGGCCGAGTTCTTCTACAGCTTCCTCGTGAGCGTCCTGCTGTTCGGGATCGCGGGCTGGGAGAGCGCGAAGGGCGGATACGAGGCGCTCGTCCACGGCGAGGCCCACCTCACCGAGGGGTCGATCACCCTGCTCGGGACTACCGTGCCGGGGGTCTACGTCAACTACGCCGTGTTGCTCGGCGCGATCGCCTTCGAGACGTACGCCTTCCTGAAGGCCCGCGCGGCGATGCGCGCCGAGATCGACCAACGGGGCTGGAGCGGCTACCGCGAGGCGTTCAAGAAGACCAGCCGGACCACGGTGCTGACGGCGCTGACCGAGGACACGGTCGCGCTCGCGGGCCTCGGAATCGCGCTCGCGGGGATCTACCTCACCCGCGTCACCGGCAACCCCGTCTACGACGGGGCGGCGGCGCTGTTGATTGGGCTGCTGTTGATGGGTTTCGCGCTCGCGCTGGCCTGGGAGAACAAGCGCCTGTTGATCGGCGAGAGCCTCCCGAAGGCCGACGAACAACGCCTGCGCGAGGTGATCGCCGGCTGGGACGGGGTCCGCGAGGTCGCCGGGTTCCGGAGCGTCCACTTCGGGCCGGAGTACGTGCTCGTGGCCGCCGACGTCGGGTTCGATTCGGACCTGAACGGCGACGAGATCGACGAGCGCGTCGGCGGGATGGAGCGGGCGCTCCAGGGGGTGAACGACAGCGTCAAGAGCGTCTACATCGAGCCCCAGACGGCCTGA
- a CDS encoding ATP-dependent DNA helicase produces MATTDPSRFFPYDAPYENQREAIDRIENALARGQDVLFEGACGTGKTLSALVPALSHARETDKTVVITTNVHQQMRQFVEEARAITKEEAIRAVVFKGKASMCHIDVGYEECQVLRDTTRDLAESEVDRAQLERKQDELLEESQAGDRGAAEARSAVMDELESVDEEVSDLREEPTCEHYYNNLTGDTDEFYAWLFSDVRTPDDVYEYAEREGFCGYELLKEGMEGVDLVVCNYHHLLDPAIREQFFRWLDRDPEDVICVFDEAHNIEDAARDHATRTLTENTLDSALDECEDSDDPRSGDAFAVLAAFRRALVATYEDSFGFGEREGVGENWEDVPIANESGRDDLTLAFLEEYSGRGIDRDLESALAFGEELDERYEEAYRNGEAQTRAECQTLQAAVFVEGWLDDGATLGQYPVISVRRDESTDEVYGRAELYTCIPREVAASLFSSVHASVLMSATLRPFDVLEDVLGLEEPIQMAYGLEFPEANRRTFTVETPALFASERDDPGVQETITRVIEDAIRMTPGNSLIFFPSYYEAERYYGRVETRATPYLDRPGVRAEEIRQEFTGSEYAALFTSLWGTLTEGVSFDGDDAHTVLVVGVPYPRLDERMDAVQDAYQSVYGDSNPDAGWEYAVEIPTVRKTRQALGRVLRSPEEVGVRALVDKRYTQTAEREMGKYSVRSAFPPEERAELIDVAPEKLQFSMLNFYGDHDAYDEPPEPRLDG; encoded by the coding sequence GTGGCGACGACCGATCCCTCGCGGTTCTTCCCGTACGACGCCCCTTACGAGAACCAGCGCGAGGCGATCGACCGGATCGAGAACGCCCTCGCGCGCGGCCAGGACGTGCTCTTCGAGGGGGCCTGCGGGACCGGCAAGACGCTCTCGGCGCTCGTTCCCGCCCTCTCACACGCCCGCGAGACCGACAAGACCGTGGTGATCACGACGAACGTCCACCAGCAGATGCGCCAGTTCGTCGAGGAGGCTCGCGCGATAACGAAGGAGGAGGCGATCCGCGCGGTCGTCTTCAAGGGGAAGGCCTCGATGTGTCACATCGACGTGGGCTACGAGGAGTGTCAGGTGCTTCGCGATACGACACGCGACCTCGCCGAATCCGAGGTCGATAGGGCCCAACTCGAACGCAAGCAGGACGAACTCCTGGAGGAGAGCCAGGCGGGCGATCGGGGGGCCGCAGAGGCCCGAAGCGCCGTGATGGACGAACTCGAATCAGTCGACGAGGAGGTTTCCGATCTCCGTGAGGAACCCACCTGCGAGCACTACTACAACAACCTGACCGGCGACACCGACGAGTTCTACGCGTGGCTCTTCTCGGACGTGCGCACCCCCGACGACGTCTACGAGTACGCGGAACGCGAGGGGTTCTGTGGGTATGAGTTGTTGAAGGAGGGAATGGAGGGGGTCGATCTCGTGGTCTGTAACTACCACCACCTGCTCGATCCCGCCATCCGCGAGCAGTTCTTCCGGTGGCTGGACCGCGACCCCGAGGACGTGATCTGCGTCTTCGACGAGGCCCACAACATCGAGGACGCCGCCCGCGACCACGCGACCCGCACGCTGACGGAGAACACCCTCGACAGCGCGCTCGACGAGTGCGAGGACAGCGACGACCCCCGAAGCGGGGACGCCTTCGCCGTGCTCGCGGCCTTCCGCCGCGCGCTCGTCGCGACCTACGAGGACTCCTTTGGCTTCGGCGAACGGGAGGGAGTCGGCGAGAACTGGGAGGACGTCCCGATCGCCAACGAGTCGGGCCGCGACGACCTCACGCTCGCCTTCCTCGAGGAGTATTCCGGCCGGGGGATCGACCGGGACCTAGAGAGCGCGCTGGCGTTCGGCGAGGAACTCGACGAGCGCTACGAAGAAGCGTATCGAAACGGCGAGGCCCAGACGCGTGCGGAGTGTCAGACACTGCAGGCCGCCGTGTTCGTCGAGGGCTGGCTCGACGACGGGGCGACGCTCGGCCAGTACCCCGTGATCTCGGTTCGTCGGGACGAGAGCACGGATGAAGTCTACGGCCGGGCGGAACTCTACACCTGTATCCCCCGCGAGGTCGCCGCGAGCCTCTTTTCGAGCGTCCACGCGAGCGTGCTGATGAGCGCGACGCTGCGCCCGTTCGACGTCCTAGAGGACGTGCTGGGGCTCGAAGAGCCGATCCAGATGGCCTACGGGCTGGAGTTCCCCGAGGCGAATCGGCGGACGTTCACGGTCGAGACGCCCGCGCTGTTCGCCAGCGAGCGCGACGATCCCGGGGTACAGGAGACGATCACGCGCGTGATCGAGGACGCGATCCGGATGACGCCCGGCAACTCCCTGATATTCTTCCCGAGCTACTACGAGGCCGAGCGCTACTACGGCCGGGTCGAGACCCGCGCGACGCCCTACCTCGATCGGCCCGGGGTGCGCGCCGAGGAGATCCGCCAGGAGTTCACCGGGAGCGAGTACGCCGCGCTGTTCACCTCGCTGTGGGGCACGCTCACCGAGGGGGTGAGCTTCGACGGCGACGACGCCCACACGGTGCTCGTCGTCGGGGTTCCCTATCCCCGTCTCGACGAGCGAATGGACGCCGTCCAGGACGCCTACCAGTCGGTCTACGGCGACTCGAATCCCGACGCGGGCTGGGAGTACGCCGTCGAGATCCCCACTGTCAGGAAGACCAGACAGGCGCTCGGACGGGTGCTTCGCTCGCCCGAGGAGGTCGGCGTGCGAGCGCTCGTCGACAAACGCTACACGCAGACCGCCGAACGCGAGATGGGAAAATACAGCGTCCGGAGCGCGTTCCCGCCCGAGGAGCGCGCCGAACTGATCGACGTCGCCCCCGAGAAACTCCAGTTCTCGATGCTCAACTTCTACGGCGATCACGACGCCTACGACGAACCACCGGAACCGCGCTTAGACGGGTAG
- a CDS encoding 2'-5' RNA ligase family protein, whose amino-acid sequence MPISLNVPVPGQVKRLAGDLEPALYTFDRVRRTHTLGVKRLGEHTPAEYARLVPAVRRAIAGTPPFEARVTGIETFERPTHGDLPVVYLAVESPALHALNERLCETFEPIEGIDGEGYVPHVTLAHGGTAAERERLREWAIEPVTWTVNELVLWDATYKEVATRFSLPV is encoded by the coding sequence GTGCCGATCAGCCTGAACGTCCCGGTTCCGGGGCAGGTAAAGCGCCTCGCGGGCGACCTCGAACCCGCCCTCTACACGTTCGATCGGGTCCGCAGGACCCACACGCTCGGGGTCAAACGCCTCGGCGAACACACGCCGGCGGAGTACGCGCGCCTCGTCCCGGCGGTCCGCCGTGCGATCGCCGGCACCCCGCCGTTCGAGGCCCGGGTGACCGGGATCGAGACGTTCGAACGGCCGACCCACGGCGACCTGCCCGTCGTCTACCTCGCCGTCGAGAGCCCCGCGCTCCACGCGCTCAACGAACGCCTCTGTGAGACATTCGAGCCGATCGAGGGGATCGACGGCGAGGGGTACGTCCCCCACGTGACGCTGGCCCACGGCGGCACCGCCGCCGAGCGCGAACGCCTCCGCGAGTGGGCGATCGAACCGGTGACGTGGACCGTCAACGAACTCGTCCTCTGGGACGCGACGTACAAGGAGGTCGCCACTCGCTTTTCGCTACCCGTCTAA
- a CDS encoding argininosuccinate synthase — translation MERVALAFSGGLDTTVCVPLLEEEYGYDEVIGVTVDVGQPEAEFAEAEETAEALGLENHVVDAKSEFAETCFSAVKANATYQGYPLGTALARPVIAQAILEVAEEHGCSALAHGCTGKGNDQLRFEAVWRGSDMEVIAPVRELGLTREWEIEYADEKDLPVEAGNEGVWSIDTNLWSRSVEGGQLEEPSYVPPEEIYDWTAEPTAETELVEIEFDEGVPVAVDGEEMDGVELIEHLNEVAGAHGVGRTDLMEDRMLGLKVRENYEHPAATVLLNAHEALEDLVLTKGERSFKVGVDHEWSEKAYEGLLFAPLVKALNGFIDETQTKVTGTVTIKFEGGKARPVGRESEFAVYSASAASFNTETVDGIAQEDATGVAKYHGLQERLANAVEADVGGKTPAVTDGGDAGESGNGEDE, via the coding sequence ATGGAACGCGTGGCACTCGCCTTTTCAGGGGGACTGGATACGACCGTCTGCGTACCGCTGCTCGAGGAGGAGTACGGCTACGACGAGGTGATCGGCGTCACCGTCGACGTCGGCCAGCCCGAAGCGGAGTTCGCCGAGGCCGAGGAGACCGCCGAGGCGCTCGGTCTCGAGAACCACGTCGTCGACGCCAAATCGGAGTTCGCCGAGACGTGTTTCAGTGCCGTAAAAGCGAACGCGACCTACCAGGGATATCCCTTGGGTACGGCACTCGCGCGCCCGGTGATCGCACAGGCCATCCTTGAGGTCGCCGAGGAACACGGCTGTTCGGCGCTCGCCCACGGCTGTACGGGCAAGGGCAACGACCAGCTCCGGTTCGAGGCGGTCTGGCGCGGCTCGGACATGGAGGTCATCGCGCCCGTGCGCGAACTCGGGCTCACCCGCGAGTGGGAGATCGAGTACGCCGACGAGAAGGATCTACCCGTGGAGGCGGGCAACGAGGGCGTCTGGTCGATCGACACGAACCTCTGGAGCCGCTCGGTCGAAGGGGGACAGTTGGAGGAGCCGAGCTACGTGCCTCCGGAGGAGATCTACGACTGGACCGCCGAACCAACTGCTGAAACGGAACTCGTCGAGATCGAGTTCGACGAGGGAGTGCCGGTCGCGGTGGATGGCGAGGAGATGGACGGGGTCGAGTTGATCGAGCACCTCAACGAGGTCGCGGGCGCCCACGGCGTCGGCCGGACCGACCTCATGGAGGACCGCATGCTCGGGCTGAAAGTGCGCGAGAACTACGAGCACCCCGCGGCGACCGTGTTGCTCAACGCCCACGAAGCATTGGAGGACCTCGTCCTGACGAAGGGCGAGCGCTCCTTTAAGGTCGGCGTCGACCACGAGTGGTCCGAAAAGGCCTACGAGGGGCTGCTGTTCGCCCCGCTCGTCAAGGCCCTGAACGGCTTCATCGACGAGACCCAGACGAAGGTGACGGGGACGGTGACGATCAAGTTCGAGGGCGGAAAAGCCCGTCCGGTAGGAAGGGAAAGCGAGTTCGCGGTCTACTCCGCGAGCGCGGCCTCGTTCAACACCGAGACCGTCGACGGGATCGCACAGGAGGACGCCACCGGCGTCGCGAAGTACCACGGCCTGCAGGAACGCCTCGCGAATGCGGTCGAGGCCGACGTGGGCGGAAAGACGCCCGCCGTGACCGACGGCGGGGACGCGGGCGAAAGCGGGAACGGGGAGGACGAGTAG